CTCTCGCGAGGGCGAGTTGGTGCTGGTGCGGCTGAACGGCGGCACGCTCGTGACGGTGTGCTCGGTGGATTCCCCGTTCGGGTTGTACCGGGTCCACGGGCCGGTGCTGTTCGACGACGGTGCCGCGCCCGTCGAACTGGAACGGCCGGGACAGCTGATCGACGTGCTGCGACCCGGGACCGATGCCGACGACCGGCGCGGGCTGCGGAACGAACTCGCCGATTCCGCCCGCAATCTGGCGCTGTCCCGTGCGACGGTTCGACGCGGGGCGACGGCCGTGGCTCGTCGGGCCATCGGTCTCGGCACCACCGGTCTGCTGCCCACGTTGGCGTCCCGGCACTCCGCCAGCGAGGTCACACTCGAGCTGGACGCGTTGACGGTCGAGGGGCACAACACGCATCCCTGCGGCAAGGTGCGGGGCGGCTTCTCCGCCGCCGATTCCACGCGCTACACCGCCGAAGCAGGGCGGGTGGTCGAGCTGCGCTTCGTGGCGGTGCGGCGCGGTCTCGTGCGGTCCACACCGGACGAGTCCGGGCGTTCGGTCGGCGAGGTGCTCGCCGAGCACTTTCCGGCGTTGGCGGCCGGAACGCACCGGGAGTTACTCCAACGGGGTGCTGATCCTTCGGATTACCTGTTGATTCCGGTGCATCCCTGGCAGGCGCGCGACATCGTGCCGCGCGAGTACTCCGCCGAGCTCTCCTCGGGCGCGCTGCTACTGCTCGACGAGCCGCGACTTTCGTGCAGACCCACTCTCTCGGTGCGAACCCTGGTGAGCGATCGTCCCGGCAGGCACGGGCGACGGCTGACCGTCAAAACGGCACTGGACGTGCTGTTGACTTCGGCCAGGCGCACCATCGCGCCGGAGAGTACCCGGGACGGCCCCGTGGTCGGCACGTTGTTGCGGAAACTGTTCGCCGCGGATCGGGTTCTGTCGAGTGGCGCGGGGATCGTCCCCGACCTCGCCGGGATCGCCTTCGAACCGCCGGAAGGCGGTTCGGCCTCGCCCGGTCGGAGGCGTGGGCTGTCCGCGTTGCTGCGTGAGGACCCCGCTGATTCGCTCCACGAGGGTGAGCAGGTCGTTACCGCCGCTGCCCTGCTGGCACTCTCGCCGGTCTCGGGGGAGCCGTTGCTGGTGGAGCTGGTGGACACCGTGGCGCTGCGCGGTCGCGTCACACGCGCCGAAGCGGGCCGGTGGTTCCTGCGGGACTACGCGGAATCGCTGCTCGCCGCCACGTTGCCGCTGCTGTCGTGCTACGGCATCGCCGTGGAAGCACATCTGCAGAACACCCTGGTCGTGGTGCGGCGTTCCCGCCTGGTCCGGCTGCTGCTGCGTGATTTCGCCGGTGTGCGGGTGCATCCGGACCGGCTGCGGGCGGCGGGCCACGAGGTGCCGACGACGCGGCCGGGAGTCACGACCACCGGGGATCCGGCGGTGCTGCGTGCCAAGATGTGCCATGCCACGTTGCAGGCGAACCTGGCCGAGGTGGTGTTGCTGCTGCAGCGTTCGTGCGCCCTGCCGGGAGCGGTGGCGTGGCGGATCGTGCGCGAGGCGGTTTCGGCAGTTGCCGCACGGGTCGGGCAACGTGGTGGCCCGGCGCTCGCCGCGGATCTCGCGGCGCTGTCCGCTCCCGAGTTGCCGCAGAAAGCGCTGGCCACCATGCGGCTGCGCCCCGACGAGGGGGATGTCTACCTGCCGCAGCCCAACCCGATGTCCGGCCCGTTGCCCGAGTGGGACTCCGTTCCTGCCGAGGGGCTCAATGTTCCACCTTCTTGAGCACGAGGTGTGCGGGTTCGGTCCACGGTGAGTCGATGTTCCAGGCTGGGTCGGATCCACGGCCCATGACCCTGGTCAGGACGTAGTCCACCTCTCGCGGTTCCACGGGGGTGAAGTTCCGGTAGTTCGCACGGAGCAGGGGTCCGGTAACCGGTCCGGCCTCCGCGATGCGTTTGTTGATGTCGGGAGTCAGGATGCCACGGTCGGACAGCCCATCCACTATGGCGCATTCGCAGAAGTACGCCAGGGTCCCTATCTCGCCGGGGCTGCGTACCGTGGCGTCGCCGATCCGCTGTTCCAGCAGATTCCCGATCCTGGCGTAGTCCGCCGGTGTCGCCCAGTTGGTCGTGATCGTGGCGCGCTGCCAGGGCATCCCGGTTTCCACCGCGACCCTGGCCTGGTTGGCGAACATCGCGGTTCCCAGGGCCACCGCCACAGTCGCGGCCAGCACCGGAATTCGCCGCCGGTGTCGGGCGGCCACCGCCGTAGCGGCCCCGATCACGCCGGCGAGGAACATCGTGAGCCCGAGCATGCTCGGAACGTAGTACCAGTGGTACGGCGGAACCCCGAGAGTGGTGTAGGCGTAGAAGTGCGCGACGCCGCCCACTCCCATGAGTGCCCAGGGGTGCAGCCTGTTCGCCGCGGTGTTGCGCAGCAGTCGTGTCACCAGCCATACCGGCAGCGCGAGCGCTCCGAGGGCCACCGTGCTCAGCGCCGCGATGGTCGCGGCGGGATACATCTCGTAGTACAGCCGCAGTCCGTTGCCGAAGCTCCAGCTGCCCCAGGTTTCCTGCATCTGCTTGAGCACCAGCGTGTCGGGCACGGCCGAGCCGAACGCGAACCAGCTGAAGCCGAACCACGGCAGTGAGACGAGGCAGGCGGGCACCAGCCAGCGCCAGAATTTCCGCCACAGCGCGGGACGCCCCAACAGCAGCACCACGACGAAGATGCCCAGGTCCAGCCTGGTCAACGCGAGCAGTCCGGCCGCTACCCCGAACAGCACCCGGTTGTGTGTGGTGGCCCCCAGCAGCAGCAGTCCCAGCAGCGCGGAGGCCAGCGTCATCTCCAGCCCGACCGAGGAGAGCAGGAACGGGTTGGTCAGCACGAGCAGTGTGCCGAGGATCACGGTCAGGCGCGAAAGACCGCTGTGCCGTGCGGAGCGGTGCAGTGCCACGGCCAGGACCGCGTTGGCGAGTACGAAAAGGGCGCCCAGTGCCAGCACGGGCTGCCGCAGCAGAAAGGTCAGTGCCGCCAGTACCAGCACGTTCAGTGGTGAGGTGGCGGTGTTGGAGAATTCCTGCTCGATCATTCCCCAGTGGCCGTGAAAGGCCAGGTTGCGTGCGAAGTCGATGGTGATGTAGGCGTCGTCCGTGAGTCCGCCTCGCACGAGCATGAACACGAGTCCGGCGAGCAGTGCTGCACCACCGGCCACCAACGAGGTTTCCCGTTTTCCCGATTGGTTCGGTATCGCGCCACTGGAAAATAACTGAGAAGATTCCTCGTCCCGCGTCGCTTCGGTGACCGCCACTGTTACCCCTCTCACCGCAAGAACAGTGTGAGTAGTCGTTTTTGATTCCGTCTCGGGTTCCAGGGCTTATAATATAGAACTCGCTCAGGTACTCGGTCGCCACCCGCGTGAGTCGGTGAACGCTGTGAGCGGTCCACTACTTACCGTGTCCACACCTCGATCGAACTGCGATTTCTCGCGCTTCCGGCCTCATTTGCCAGCCTGCCCGGAGCACTTGTTCCGAACGAACTTCTGCTGCGGTTCTCAGTGTCACATCGCTGATCGGTACCGTCATCGGCCAGTGTCAAGCACCATAGCGCGTGTCGCTCCAACACGCTCGATCGTTTTCCGGTGAGTATCGTCGATCGATCATTTCTCGCACCAGGCGACCACAGTGGTGCGGAAACGCCGCGTGTTACCGGAGGCAGTGACGATACGGCTCTGCCTTCCCGCTGGGCCGGAGAACTCGGTGCGGCTGCTAGGGGTGTCTCGACCGACACTCGTTGTGTTCGTAGGGGTCGCGGTTCCGCGTCAGCCGAGCTCGTTGGGCCGCAGTCCCTGTCGCAGCCGTTCGAAGGTCTCGTCGAGGTAGTGCCGCAGGCTCTCGCCGGATTCGGAGTCCTGCCAGCTCTGCACCGAGACCCGGAGTGTGGTGATCGTCGTGGCGGACAGCAGCCGCACGTACACGTCCTCGGCGGTCCTGCCGAGTCGCGCGGCGAAGCCCTCGGCCAACGATGCCTCCAACGTGCGGAACGAGGTCACGATTTTTTCGATCAGTTCGGGGTGGTGCCGAAGCACGACGGCCTGATCACGCCAGGTGGGACCGCTCATCGCCGTTCCGATGGCCTCGCCGAGCACCACTCGGGCCACTTCGAGCGGTTCCTCCTCGGGAGGGCGTTCCAGGACGCGTGTCGAGGTGTTGTCGATGGTGTCCCGGTCCCACGGGACGAGCACTTCCTCCTTGGACGTGAAGTAGTTGAAGAACGTTCGTGGGGAGACGTCGGCGCTGGCGCAGATGTCCTCCACCGTGACAGCGCCGGGGCCGTGCTCGCGGAACAGTCGGACGGCCGCCTGTTGCAGGGCCTGGCGGGTGGCGCGTTTCTTGCGCTCGCGCAGCCCACCGGAGCCAGCTTCACCCGCGTCGGAGGCCGGAGCGGTTCCAGCTGTGCCGGACGCGGTGTGCGCTGATCTGGACATGTGCCCTCTCCCTGGCTGCTGCGATACCGCCGCTGCTGAGCTGGGGCTTCATCGTAGTGGGGCCGTCATTGCTCGGACAAACCGGGCACTGCTCGGGCAAACCGGGTGTGTGGGGCTGATCACCATGAAAATGCGTAGATGCATTTTTGCAGCCGCTGCACTGATCTGTTAAAGTGCCGTACGGTGCCGGGAGCAGTGCTGCCTCATGGTCAGCGGTTCATGGCCCCCGCCCTGGCCGGGCCGAGTGTCGATCGGCTCGTGGGTGGTTCCCGGACGCCCCGTCGCGTCGGTGATCGGCCAGTGGCTCCACGGCCCACCGTTCGCAACCGTTCGCAATCTTTTCCGCGATCATGGCGAGGAGCCGGTGTGCCGAAGGAAGAGCTTAAGTCGTTGGCTCGCAAGCTGGTGTCGACGCTGTGGTTCCCGATGTTCTTCGTCGTCGGGTTCATGGTGTTCTACCTGATCCCGTTCCACGCGCCCGCACCGCACAACGTGCCGGTGGCCGTGGTAGGTGAGCAGGCCGCTGCCGGTATCGAGGTCTCGTTCGACAACTCGGTTCCGGACGGTTACGACATATCCGCCGTATCCAGTGAACAGGCCGCGCGACAGGCGGTACTGGATCGGGATGTGGTCGCCGCCTACGACCCGGCCGACGGCGAGATGTTCTACGCCAGTGCCAACGGCAGGATGGCCGTGCAGATGCTGCGGCAGTCCTTCGCCCCGGTGGCCGCCCAGGCGGGACAGCAGCTGAGCACGACCGATCTGGCCGCCACCGCTCCCGGGGACGTGATGGGGACCGGGCTGTTCTACTGCCTGATGGCCCTGAACATCGCCCCCTACGTGGTGGTGATGATGCTGCTGCGGGCACAGTTGACCACCCGGCAGAAGCTGGGATCGATGGTCGGCTTCGGGGTGGTCTCGACGCTGATCTGCTACTTCACCGCGCTCTCGCTGGACGTCATCTACAACGACCCGTTGCTGCTGCTGGTCGGCTTCCTGCTCACGCAGGGAATCGCATGGACCGCCTACGGGTTGGTGCCGATCGTCAAGCAGTTCATACCCGGCGTGGCCATCGGGCTCTTCGTGCTGCTGAGCCTGCCCTCCAGCGGCGGTGCGATCCCGCTGCACTTCGTGCACCCGATCTTCCAGTTCCTACACCACATCATGCCGCTGGGCAATGCCGTGGACGCGATGCGCGGCGTTCTTTACTTCGACGGTGCCGGGGCTGTGCGGGGCACGCTCGTGCTGTGCTCCTGGGTAGTGCTCGGTGTGGCGTTGGTCGTGTTCAATCATTTCCGCGCCGAGCGGCTCGCGGCGCGGGCCACCGGGCAGCAGACCTCCGAGCAGCAGACCTCCGAGCAGCAGATCTCCGAGCAGCGGGACGACGAGCAGCGGGACGACGAGCGGCGGGAGCGGTCCGGTGAGTCGGCCGGGCGTATCTCCGACGAGGAGCACGAGCACGAGAGCGATGTCACCGTCGCCCCGGCTTTGGAGGCTCCCGAACCGGCGCACCACCGCACACTCGCCGGCTCGGTGACCGACGCTTCCGGGGCTGCCGTGCCGGGAGCCAGTGTCACCGTGACGAATGGACATGGTGTCCAGATCGCGAGGATGCTGACCTCTCCGGAAGGGGAGTACCGCGTACACGATCTTCCCGCGGAGTCGGTCACCGTGGTGGCCTCCGCCGCCGGGCTGGAACCGGCCGTGGACAGGTTGCGAGCTCGTCAGGGGTGTGTCGAGCGGTGCGACTTCCTACTGGACGGCGAGTCCGTCAGTCGCAGCGTCCGGCCGGTCGGCGTGAGCGGTTCCGGGGTTCGTTCCTGAGCGCCGACCTGGCGTCCGCTCGATGGCGGGCATCCGACCGCGCCGGTTGCTGAGTGAGTACTCACTCATTATGATGAGGATGTGAGCACACAGGAGTCCCGCCGCCGTGCTCCGGCGATGAGTTCGGAACAGCGGCGAACCGAGATCGTTCGGGCCACGTTGCCCCTGCTCGCCGAGCAGGGCGCGAACGTGACCACTCGGGCCATCGCCCGGGCGGCCGACGTGGCGGAGGGGACGGTTTTCCGGGTCTTCACGGACAAGGGCGAGCTGCTCCGTGCCTGTCTCGCGGAGGCGTTCCGCACCGACGAGCTGTGTGCTCGGATAAGGGAGATATCAACGACCCAGTCCATCGACGCCAGACTGACCGAAGGGGCGGCGCTGGTGCTCGACCACTTCGACAGGCTGGGTGAGCTGAAGCGCAATCTGGCCGCCTCCGACTACGATCTGCACCAGCGCGAGGCCCACGACGCGAAGCAGGCCGCGCGGCACGAGCCGCCACGTTTCGTGCTCGAACTGACCGATGCCTTCGCCACGCTGATAGCTCCCGACGAGCAACGGCTGCGGGTCCCCGTCGAAGACGTCGCGGCCATGTTGCTCGGCCTGTTGCTGAGCGCGCGGTTCGTCGGCAACTCCGACGACGAGGCGCGCGCCAAACTGGCCCCGCGCATCGATGTGCTGCTGCGCGGTGCGCTGGCGGCCTAGCGCCCCCGAGATCTCAAGCCCCGACATCGACCGGCCCGAACCGGTGAGAGGGAAACAATGGCAAGACCGCCCATCGAGGTCAAAAACGTAACCAAGGACTTCGGAAAGTTCAAGGCTCTCGACGACGTGAGCCTGCGAGTTCCCCAGGGCAACGTCCTGGGGCTGCTGGGGCACAACGGCGCGGGCAAGACCACGCTGGTCAACATCCTCAGCACCCTGTCACCACCGACCACCGGAACGGCGCGCGTCGCGGGCTACGACGTCGTGCGGCAGAGCAGGCAGGTCTGCGCCCGCATCGGGTTGACCGGCCAGTTCGCCGCCGTCGACGAGCAGTTGTCCGGACTGGACAATCTGGTGCTGATCGCCAGGCTCCTGGGAGCGACCAAGCGTGCCGCCAAGCAGCGGGCGGAGGAGCTGCTGACCCTGTTCGAGCTGACCGAGGCGGCCAAGCGGCCCGCCCGGACGTACTCCGGCGGTATGCGGCGCAGGTTGGACCTGGCGGCCAGCCTCGTCGGTCATCCGGACGTGATCTTCCTCGACGAGCCGACCACCGGGCTGGACCCGACCAGCCGGATGGGGCTGTGGCAGATCGTGGAGAACCTGGTCGACGACGGCACCACGGTGCTGCTGACCACGCAGTACCTCGACGAGGCCGACCGGCTCGCCGACTCCATCACCGTGCTCTCCAGCGGCAAGGTCGTCGCTTCCGGGACAGCCGAGGAGCTGAAGGCCGAGGTGGGGCAGCGGACCGCCACCGCCACGCTCGCCGACGCCGCCGATTCCGCCCGTGCCCTCGAAGCGCTCGGCCGTGCCGGACTCAGCCCGGTGCACGACGAACAGCGCAACGCCATCACCGCCCCGGTCAACGCCTCGCACGAACTCGCGGTCGTGGTCCGCGCGTTGGACGAGGCCGGAATCGAGGTCAGCGGCCTCGGACTCGGTGAGCCCACGCTGGACGACGTTTACCTGAACCTTGCCCACCACTCCGCCGAACCGGCTGCCTGAGCGACGGGAAATCCCGATGACCAGTACACTCAACGCTCCGCGAACCGGAGCGCAACAGTCCGCGCCGGATCGCACCAACTGGCACGGCGCCGGGGTGTGGACCCAGATCGTGGTGCTGACCGGCAGATCCTTACGCGCGGTTCTGAAAGATCCCCGAATAGTCGTCTTCAGCCTGCTGCAGCCGCTGATCATGCTGACCCTGTTCAGTCAGGTCTTCGGAAAGGCACTGATGTCGAGCATCCAGACCGGTAGTTACATCAACTACCTGATGCCCGCCATCCTGGTCACCACCGGCATCGGTGCCTCGCTGCAGTCCGGGGTGGGGCTGATCACCGACATGAAGAACGGTGTGCTCGGCAGATTCCGTTCACTGCCCATCAGAATGGGCTCGGTGCTGCTGGCACGCAGCCTCGCCGACCTGTTCCGGACGGCGGTGCAACTGGTGATCCTGCTGGGGGCCGCCGCCGTGCTGTTCGGTTTCTCCCCGAAGGGCGGATTCCTCGGCACCTTCAGCGCGTGGTTGCTCGCGCTGCTGGTGAGCTGGTCGTTGACCTGGGTCTTCCTCGCGATCGCCTCGTGGGTCCGCAAGGAGGAGGTCATGCAGAGCGTCGGCTTCCTGGCCATGTTCCCGCTGATGTTCGCATCCAGCGCGTTCGTCCCGCTGGACGCGCTGCCCGACTGGTTGAGCATCGTCGCGCGCATCAACCCGCTGACCTACGCGGTCGATGCCTCCCGGGACCTGTCGCTGGCGATGCCGGTGGGAACCGGTGTGCTGTCCGCCGTGGGTACCAGCGCGGTGCTGCTGCTGGTCGGTGCCTTCTTCGCGGTGAAGGGATTCCGCCGCCCGCTGTGACACTCCGAACCACACGCGACGAAGCGAGCAGGCACTTCGCGTTCGTCGGTCTCCCCGCGCCCGGACACGTCAATCCGAAGCTCGCGCTGGTGGAGGAGCTGGTCGGACGTGGCCACCGGGTCAGCTATGTGACCGGCCCCGAAGCGGTGCCCGCCGTTCGAGCGGCGGGTGCCGAGCCCGTCTCGGTCTCGCTGCGGCTACCCGACCCGCCGCCGACCGACGCTTCGACGGCGCCGGTGGCGGCGGTGTCGCGAATGGAGCGTTTCCTCGCCGACGTGCGGCAGAGCTTCCCGGCAATGCTGGAGCGGTTCGACGGGGACGTTCCCGACGTGGTGTGCTCCGACGCCGCCACTTCGATCGGACGCATGCTCGCCGAGAAGCTCCGGGTCGTCCACACCGCGCTGCTGCCCGGTTTCGCGAGCAACGAACGGTTCTCACTGCGCGGCATGTTCACCGAGCAGCTGCCGAGCGCGTTCGATCCGAACAATCCCTTACTGCGTGACTTCGGGCAACGCATGCGGGCGTTCGCCGAGCGCTACGGGGTGAGCTTCGACTTCCACTCGATGATGTCCGACGCCGGTGATCCGCTGAACCTCGTCTTCCTCCCCAAGGAGTTCCAGATCGAGGCGGACGGCTTCGACGAGCGGTTCGTCTTCCTCGGCCCCATGATCGGCGGTCGTGCGGCGAGGGAACGGTGGCGGCCCGCCGATCCGGACAAGCCCCTGCTGTTCGTCTCGCTGGGGACTCTCGGCCACGAACGGGTGGATTTCTACCGCAGGTGCATCGAGGCGTTCGGGGACGGTGCCTGGCAGGTGGCGATGTCCATCGGTGATCGCGTCGATCCGGCCGAACTGGGAGAAGTGCCCGAGAACTTCGAGGTTCGGCCCGGTTTTCCGCAGACCGCGGTGCTGCGCGCGTCCAACGTGTTTCTGACGCACGCCGGGATGAACTCCACGATGGAGGCGCTGCACTACGGAGTTCCCATGGTAACCGTCCCGGGGCTGCTCGAACAGGAGCTCAACGCCGACCGCGTGACGCGGCTGGACGCGGGCCGTCGGCTCGATCCGAACGCCTCGCCCCGACTGCTCCGCGAGACGGTCGACGAGGTCGCCGGGGACGACACCGTGCTGGCGGGAGTGCGCGGGTTGCGTGACCTGGTGCGCGGTTACGGTGGCGCCGCGGCCGGTGCCGACGCGTTGCGGGACCTGCTCGCGGAGCGGGACTCCGGCTGAGACCGGAACGCGAGCACCCGCCCGGAAGCGGCTGCTCCGAGCGGGTGGTCGATCCGTCTTCACGGTTGTCGGAACGGCTGCCTCACATCGGGGTGAGCGTCAGCGTGGCGGAACTCGCCTGCGTGTCCTGGATGTAGGACGCGAAACCGGCCACGTCATCGAAGGCGAAGCCGTATGCCTTGCCATCGACCGTGTTGGCGTGCATCGCCTTCGCGTAGTGGTTCGTCACCGAGTGGTTGTAGAAGTCCGCCGGATCAGCGGCGGGCTGCGAGGTGACGTTGTGCAGGTTGGACCGGTTGAGCCCGGAGGCCAGGATCGCCGCCACCGGACCTCTCGGGGCCGCACCCGCCGCGAGCGCACCATCGCAGAACAGCACGTCACGGGTGCTCGGCCGGTCGAACGCCCCGACGTCGCCGTCGAAGACGAACCGGTCACCGGAGACCGAGCCGTGGTAGACACCGGTGCCGATGTCCACGGTCATCGTGCTCGAACGGTACTTCTCCCACACCTGGTCGATGTAGGAGTCGAAGTAGGTGTCGGAGAAGTTGCCCAGGTCAAGTGCGTGGCCGGGAGCGACGATCCGGTAGTCGCCCTGCCGCAGGTTCTCGAAACCGGGGGCGGAGGTGACGCTGGAGAAGATCCGATCGCGGCCACCCGCTTCGAGCGTCCCGGTGGTCTGGTCCGAGGCACCCACCAGCCGGATGGAGGAGGGCACGCTGAACATGTCCACCATCGTGGTGTTGCAGTACATGCCGGTGTCGTTGAGCGTGAACTCGAAGGTGTCGTGCAGCACCGTGTTGCTCGGATCGCTGGGCACCCAGCCCGCCGGGTACTGCAGCGCCGGTTGACCGTTGCCGCTCTCGACCACCTTGAACTTGAGCTCGCCGCCCAGGGCGAAATAGATGCGTCCCGACATGGCGGGCAGGCTGATCGTGGTGTCGCCGCTGTTGTTCAGCGGAATTCCGTAGTGGGCGTAACCGTCCGAACCGTTGTCGGAGAACGAGATCGGCACTCTCCGGCCGTCGGGGGTCACCCGAACCTGCTGGCCCGACTGGTCGACTCCGACGATGTAGAGCGAGATCGAGGTGTTGGCGAAGTTGCCGGTGTGGTTGGCGATCGTCAGTGGTAGCGGCACGGCGGCGGCGGTGGTTCGTGGCCGTGCCGCCGCGATGGCGCCGCTGCCCAGTACCGGTGCCGCCAGCGCCGCAGTGGAAAGTCCCCCCAGGAATGTTCTCCTGCTGAACAAGGTGCCTCCTTTGGTCGGGCCGCGGTAACGGCCCTCATGCGGTCCAGACCAGTGTGCTGCCGCCGGAACCGATCCAGCATTACGTCGATCCGGCGCTGTCGATGGCACGTCCGGCAGAGGCGAAAAGTGCCACCCGAACGTTCCCGAGGGGACAGTGTCCTCCGTCAGCAGCTGCTTTCCCCGAAAGTCGCGCCGTTCGGGTCCGCCATCTCGGCGGCCAACCACCCCCGGTCGTGGCGAAAGGTTTCGCGGGGGCGGCCATCAGGTCCTCGTCTTCGATGCCGCTTCGCGGCCATGGCCCCCGGGGGCTGTCCCTTGACGCCGCACGGCGATTTCGCGAGAAATTGACGCCGACCGGTCGTGCTCCCCTGCTCCTGTCAGCGCAGTGTCAGCGTCGAATCAAGCCGCGTTGTTAAACACAACGCGTAATCCCTGCCCCGGAGGGTAGTACCGCATTCCTCCGTGCGGGGGCACTCTCATCTGATCGCGTCCGGGACGGTCCAGCCGATGCTGCCCGCCCCGGACCGGAGGAAATCCGAATGACACGTAACACGGTTCTGCTCGTGGCGGGCGAACGGCTGACCGGATTCTCGGAGCGGATCGATCGGCTCGTGGCGGAATTGGCCGAGCGAGGTCACGAGGTCCGCCTGCGGTATCCGACTTCGGAACCCACCTACGCCGGGCAGCCGGTGGTGCGGCCGACGTTCTTCGACGCCCTGCGTGACTACGGGCGTTCCGGCGCCGAATCCTGGCACAGCCCGGCACACTCCGGTGGGCGTGCCTTCACCAGGACGGATCTCGGTGCCGAGTTCGCCGACTACCTCGGTTCGGAGGTGCCACGCACCGATCTTTCGGTCTCGGTCCCGCGCTTCGGCTCGTTGCTGGACTCTACCGGACCGATCGGTGATGCCGAGCGAGCCGCGGCGCGTGTTTTCGGGGCCGACGAGACGTTCTTCGTGCTGAACGGGAGTTCCGGAGCCAACCGCACCATCATGCACAGCTGCCTGGCCCGTGGGGACCGGGCGCTGCTCGACCGCAACTGCCACAAGTGCGTCTGCGACGGCGCCACGCTGACCGGAGCTCTGCCGGTTTACCTGCCCACCCAACGCAACGGTTACGGCCTCAGCGGGCCGATTCCACCGGAGGAACTGCGGCGCCATGCTGTCTCGGGCGAGGCGGCGTACGCCGTAGTAACGAACTCCACCTACGAC
This portion of the Actinopolyspora lacussalsi genome encodes:
- a CDS encoding siderophore synthetase component (product_source=COG4264; cog=COG4264; pfam=PF04183,PF06276), translated to MTREVAFTGETPLPGGSGSFDADERAMLRELRAEDAELAEDWVAELPAARRDTAHHALAALLREQLLPGAVEVFRVPLPYDDASNEAVAHRLGLSGGAVGELRIRWCSREGELVLVRLNGGTLVTVCSVDSPFGLYRVHGPVLFDDGAAPVELERPGQLIDVLRPGTDADDRRGLRNELADSARNLALSRATVRRGATAVARRAIGLGTTGLLPTLASRHSASEVTLELDALTVEGHNTHPCGKVRGGFSAADSTRYTAEAGRVVELRFVAVRRGLVRSTPDESGRSVGEVLAEHFPALAAGTHRELLQRGADPSDYLLIPVHPWQARDIVPREYSAELSSGALLLLDEPRLSCRPTLSVRTLVSDRPGRHGRRLTVKTALDVLLTSARRTIAPESTRDGPVVGTLLRKLFAADRVLSSGAGIVPDLAGIAFEPPEGGSASPGRRRGLSALLREDPADSLHEGEQVVTAAALLALSPVSGEPLLVELVDTVALRGRVTRAEAGRWFLRDYAESLLAATLPLLSCYGIAVEAHLQNTLVVVRRSRLVRLLLRDFAGVRVHPDRLRAAGHEVPTTRPGVTTTGDPAVLRAKMCHATLQANLAEVVLLLQRSCALPGAVAWRIVREAVSAVAARVGQRGGPALAADLAALSAPELPQKALATMRLRPDEGDVYLPQPNPMSGPLPEWDSVPAEGLNVPPS
- a CDS encoding hypothetical protein (product_source=Hypo-rule applied; cath_funfam=2.60.40.1120; pfam=PF13620; superfamily=49464; transmembrane_helix_parts=Inside_1_12,TMhelix_13_35,Outside_36_142,TMhelix_143_165,Inside_166_177,TMhelix_178_200,Outside_201_204,TMhelix_205_227,Inside_228_233,TMhelix_234_256,Outside_257_284,TMhelix_285_307,Inside_308_485) translates to MPKEELKSLARKLVSTLWFPMFFVVGFMVFYLIPFHAPAPHNVPVAVVGEQAAAGIEVSFDNSVPDGYDISAVSSEQAARQAVLDRDVVAAYDPADGEMFYASANGRMAVQMLRQSFAPVAAQAGQQLSTTDLAATAPGDVMGTGLFYCLMALNIAPYVVVMMLLRAQLTTRQKLGSMVGFGVVSTLICYFTALSLDVIYNDPLLLLVGFLLTQGIAWTAYGLVPIVKQFIPGVAIGLFVLLSLPSSGGAIPLHFVHPIFQFLHHIMPLGNAVDAMRGVLYFDGAGAVRGTLVLCSWVVLGVALVVFNHFRAERLAARATGQQTSEQQTSEQQISEQRDDEQRDDERRERSGESAGRISDEEHEHESDVTVAPALEAPEPAHHRTLAGSVTDASGAAVPGASVTVTNGHGVQIARMLTSPEGEYRVHDLPAESVTVVASAAGLEPAVDRLRARQGCVERCDFLLDGESVSRSVRPVGVSGSGVRS
- a CDS encoding hypothetical protein (product_source=Hypo-rule applied; superfamily=53474; transmembrane_helix_parts=Outside_1_69,TMhelix_70_89,Inside_90_101,TMhelix_102_124,Outside_125_143,TMhelix_144_166,Inside_167_177,TMhelix_178_200,Outside_201_232,TMhelix_233_255,Inside_256_267,TMhelix_268_287,Outside_288_296,TMhelix_297_319,Inside_320_325,TMhelix_326_348,Outside_349_483), whose protein sequence is MAGGAALLAGLVFMLVRGGLTDDAYITIDFARNLAFHGHWGMIEQEFSNTATSPLNVLVLAALTFLLRQPVLALGALFVLANAVLAVALHRSARHSGLSRLTVILGTLLVLTNPFLLSSVGLEMTLASALLGLLLLGATTHNRVLFGVAAGLLALTRLDLGIFVVVLLLGRPALWRKFWRWLVPACLVSLPWFGFSWFAFGSAVPDTLVLKQMQETWGSWSFGNGLRLYYEMYPAATIAALSTVALGALALPVWLVTRLLRNTAANRLHPWALMGVGGVAHFYAYTTLGVPPYHWYYVPSMLGLTMFLAGVIGAATAVAARHRRRIPVLAATVAVALGTAMFANQARVAVETGMPWQRATITTNWATPADYARIGNLLEQRIGDATVRSPGEIGTLAYFCECAIVDGLSDRGILTPDINKRIAEAGPVTGPLLRANYRNFTPVEPREVDYVLTRVMGRGSDPAWNIDSPWTEPAHLVLKKVEH
- a CDS encoding AcrR family transcriptional regulator (product_source=COG1309; cath_funfam=1.10.357.10; cog=COG1309; pfam=PF00440; superfamily=46689,48498) gives rise to the protein MSTQESRRRAPAMSSEQRRTEIVRATLPLLAEQGANVTTRAIARAADVAEGTVFRVFTDKGELLRACLAEAFRTDELCARIREISTTQSIDARLTEGAALVLDHFDRLGELKRNLAASDYDLHQREAHDAKQAARHEPPRFVLELTDAFATLIAPDEQRLRVPVEDVAAMLLGLLLSARFVGNSDDEARAKLAPRIDVLLRGALAA
- a CDS encoding AcrR family transcriptional regulator (product_source=COG1309; cath_funfam=1.10.10.60; cog=COG1309; pfam=PF00440; superfamily=46689,48498); this translates as MSRSAHTASGTAGTAPASDAGEAGSGGLRERKKRATRQALQQAAVRLFREHGPGAVTVEDICASADVSPRTFFNYFTSKEEVLVPWDRDTIDNTSTRVLERPPEEEPLEVARVVLGEAIGTAMSGPTWRDQAVVLRHHPELIEKIVTSFRTLEASLAEGFAARLGRTAEDVYVRLLSATTITTLRVSVQSWQDSESGESLRHYLDETFERLRQGLRPNELG